AAGTCACCACTTCCATTCGGATAACGCCCCATACTGATGTCAGTAAGCTGCACTCCAAAAGTGATCTCGTCAATCACATTAAGGTCAGTATCACTAAGAATGATCACTTCCCCTGAAGCTGATATTTTAAAATTCGCATGGTTATCACCTTGCTCTTCTTCTTCATCACACCAGATTGCCAAATATTCTCCAGCATGGATGGACATTGCCGGGAAGGTCCACTTTGCATGATCATTATCTTTGTCCGAAAGATGCCAGCCCGTGAGATCTATCTCTTCTGTACCAGTGTTATAAAGCTCAATCCAGTCATCAAAATCACCATTAGGGTCTGAGCCTGCGTTATCATTTGAAGCCAGAAATTCATTTATTACTATGCTCTGGCTGAATAATAAACTACCTGCTGCCAGCAGAATCAGGAATATTATATGTCTATTCATGTCATACTCCCTTTAATCCGTTACAGGCAACACTGTGCGGAAGCCAATCAAATAATAATAATAACAGGGAGCGTAAAATGTACGGTTAGTTGCACGCAGATACTCAGCATGATTTGCCCAGCTTCCCCCTCTGATGGAATGCCAGCTACCTGATTCAGGACCCGCTGGATCTATCTGTGAATCTGCAGTATAGCCACTATACCAGTCATGACACCATTCCCAGAGATTTCCACTCATATCATATAATCCATAAGCATTTGGTAAACCTGATCTCACCTGATGTGTACCATACTGAGGATCATCTCCCCCATATTCCCAGGAATTCCCATACCAAACCGCATTGCTGTTAAATTCTGTAGAATCAGCAGCATTTGCCGGATAGGGATCATAATCCTTACCCCAGTAAAAATCAGTGGTTGCATTACCCCGATAAGCAAATTCCCATTCAGCTTCCGTAGGCAGACGATAACCTGATTTTGTTATGTCGCTGGTCATATCTTCAAGCTCACATAAATTACCAGGCGTGCCGCTAATACTCGTATATGAATATACACTGTCCAATCCTGCAAAACGACTGAGTGCATTGCAATAAAGCACAGCATCTCCCCATTCCAGTGTATAAGCAGGATATTCATCTCCTACGCCATAGGGATTATTCCAGTCCGGTAATATATAATCAGCATAAGCAGCGGTCATCACACTGTCATATTCAGCCTGAGTAACTTCGCTTTCATCCATCCAGAAATCTCTACCGAAACTTACATTATGAACAGGAGATTCATCTTCATAATCTGTTTCCGAGCCCATCTCAAATTGGGCATCAGCAGCTTCGATCAACACCATTCCAGGCATTGTTTCATCATCAATATCAGTTGTATTGTCATCATCACTGCAGGAAAGCATTATCAGTGATAAAAGGGTAATTAATATTATCGCTATTATTGATCTATTCATGACCATCTCCTTATTTCATTAAGATCATTTTTCTGGTTGATATATGATCACCATTTGCTAATTTATATAAATAAATACCAGAAGGTACTGTGTTACCATATTTGTCTTTTCCTTCCCAGACCACATTTTTCTGACCTGCCTGCAATTGCTCATCCACCAGGGTTATCACCTTTTGTCCTTTCAGATTATAAATTCCCAGTTCAGTATTTTCAGCAGCATTATTGATCACAAAACTGATCGTAGTGGATGGATTAAAGGGATTAGGATAATTTCCCAGCAGCACTACAGAGTCGATCTCATCCTCATTTATTGCACTCACTGGAGTCAATTCAATAATCAGCTCTACCACCTGATTAGCTGCCAGTTCAATATCTTCACCATATTCATAAAACTCATAACCTTCATGTTCACAGTTCAATTCATAAGTTCCTGCCGGGATTTCAATTGAGAAATTGCCATCTTCATCACTCTCTACTTCAAATTCACCAATAGTGATCACTGCTTCTGAGATAGCCAGAGAGGTAATTTCATCAGTAACTGTTCCAGTAATTTCTCCATTAGGATATAATGCTGCTAAACCGGGATAATCTATTCCGTAGCGAAGGCAGCGCGCAATCTCAGAAGTTGTATTCTTTGACCATTGTATGGCACCAGATTCATCTACTTCAAACATATCACCACTGGTAGATTCGCAGATCAGCGTATTGCCATTTGGCAGACGCTGAACGCTGCCCAGATGATTGGAATAAAATCCTGTCCCGTTTGAATATTGCCACACTGGCAGTTCAGGAGCAAAAGAAGTTCCTGGTGTCCAGTTGTAATTATAAGTATTTTCATAAGGCGGCTCTATTTCTACTACTTTTGACTGATGGTTATTATCCCCGTTATTAAAAGCCATTAAATTTCCTGCTCCAGGACAGTCAGGTGGCACCCAGTAGGCACAATGTACCACTTCAAAGTTATAGCTGCCATCTGCACCATAATTATCAGGATTACCCCAGCGATAGAGAATATCTCCACCCATTCCGCTATTGCCACCTGCGTGACCGGCAGCTTCTTCCGTTGTTGTACTGTGGTCTATCACATAGATTTCATCCATAAAATGAGAACTGATCACTATCTGATCAAGCACTTCATTATAATCTATTCCATTAATATGCAGCCAGTCACCTCCACCGCCACCAGGTCCTCCCCCGGCACCGCCAAGATTAATGTCCAATAGCTCTGGATGATCTTCCACTACTCCATAATTTAATTTTGTAGGGTCATGATCCTGGATCAAATGATCCCAGAAATGCCATTCCCACACAACTTCTCCCCCAGTTGTTCCACTCGGCTCTATCTCAACAAGATAATCGGGCCACAAAGTTAATGCCGTTGTGCGTCCATTGGCAAGACTTTCTGCTCCAGTTTTTATTTCCCAGCTGATTAACAGAATATTGCCATTGGGCATGGGCTCAATATCATGATGAGGTAAATAATCATTACCATAGTATTCAAATTCCCACACAGTATCAGCATCCCAGTCCAGTTTCTCAAACCTGCCACTGCTGGCTCCTCCCTGCATGGGAGTATTTGGTACACTTACTGGTCGCAGCAATAAGCCGTCTTCAAGAAGGTAGGTTGAATATCCTCCCGAATTAGAACTATACCACGTGTGAACTGTATCCCCCTCCATATCCAGTAAATAAGTGTTATGACTCCCATTGGGGCTATATAGCGTATACCCCTCATACGCTTCCTGGGCACATAATACCCCTGTTATTAATATCAATAGTACTATCAGTTTAATCCTGCTCAAAATAAACCTTCCTTTCATTTTATTAATTTATTTCTAATTCAGCTTCCTGAGATACCTGATATTCACATTCTATCAGATTCCCATCTTCATCATAGGCATTTATCTCGCTCTGAATAATATTAAATTGTGTGATTCCTGCATTCTCACAATTGAATGTAAGCTGACACAACATGCCTGTATTCGCTACTGGCTGCTCATCCTGCTGCAATGTCATTGATATGTGAACAATTCCATTTTCTGCCTGAACAAATACAAGACTATTATCTGAAAATATCTCGCCAGTTACTATTTCTGATTGATTGTCATAAGAAAGATATTCTTCATCATACTCTAATTGCAGACACAAGCCAAAAATAGGCTCAGTACACTCATCAACCAATATCTTTAGTTCAATATCTTCCCCAACATTTGCCGAACTCTCCACTAAATATGGAGTTAACTCTATCTTACTCTCTACAGTAGCAGCATCGTCAAGAGCACATCCTGCTAATAATATTAATCCGATTATAACCATAATCCATTTCATAGTGCCTCCTTATTTATTATTGACCTTGATAATATTATTTCCCTGCAAAATAATTTATTCTAGTACTGTTTTCTTTTTTTCCCACCTCCCTCAAATCCTGCCCCAGTGCTCAGCAAACTGCACTCCAAACAACACCACATTTTTTTGTTGTGTCGTTTCGAGTGCAGTTACCGGTTGATTGGCTGATTGCTGTCTGAAGGCTGATAGTTATTTTTTTTGACAAAAATAATGCCTGTTATTTTTTAACATGAATTATAAGAATTGAGGAGCTATTATGGTAAAACAGGGATTTAATTTTCCTGAGCAACCGCGGCAAACTGCGGTGGCTGAAGTTGAAGAATGGTATCAGCGCCATTTAGCAGAACGATTAGGACGGGAATACGTGCCTATCCGTCGCAGTAATTTTGGTGAATATGATATGGCAGTAAATTATCTTTCGACTGTATTGGAAGAAGCCAAAGCTATAGAAAAATTATCTATTTTCAATATTGACCATATGGCACAACTGGAATTCAAGGGAAGTGATGCAGTTAAATTGCTTGATCGTGTTTTGCCTGCTGATGTGGCAGGTATGAAAATCGGGCAATGCAAATATTCTCTGCTATTGAACCAACTGGGTGGTGTGCTGGATGATCTGATCATGATGCGGATGGCAGAAGATGAATTCATCCTTGTGATCAATGCTGGTCATGACATTACTGACGAGAGTCAAGGCAAGATCGCTGATCTGGATTTTATCTTAACATTTAAGCTGGAAGATGAAGATGTGATCGCCACTGATATTTCTGATCAACTGGTTAAAATTGATGTCCAGGGACCTCTATCATATAAGCTGATAACCACATTGTATGGAGATAGTGTAATAAAGAATCGCCATAAACCAGATAAGAATATGCGCTATTTCACTTTTAATGAATTTAAGCATAAAGGTGAGAAATATATTATCAGTCGAACAGGCTATACCAGCCGCTGGGGCTGGGAACTTTATATTCCTGTAGCGAAAGCTATTGAGCAATTCCAGCGGATACTCGTGCTGGCACTTGATCTGGGTGGATTACTAGTAGGTCTCGGCGGTAGAGATGAAAACCGGATTTCGGCAGGAAATTTTGGTTTACCATTAAATGGCAGTGAATACACTCCAGATACCACTCCCACAAATTGTCCCTTATTCGCAGCAGCAATTGATATGAATAAACCTGAATTTGTCGGCAGATCAGTACTGGAGCAGGAAATAAAAGCTGGTATTGATAAACGTATGGTGCTCTTTATTACTGAAGGTATCGTCTCAGGTCGCGGAATATATAAGGATGGTGTTAGACTGGGCAAGGTTACTTCCAGTATTAATTCACCTAATGTAAGTGAAGAAAAAAGAGACTTTATCAGATCAAGCCGTAAGTCAGTTACTGGAGACCATGGTACAGCAGCTATTGGATTAGGCTGGCTGGAGCATAATCCCTTTGAAATTGACTCTGAAGGAAATGATATACTGCAAATAGATGACAAACCAGTCCGTATTAGAGTAGAATTTTATCGTGAAGATGAAAATGGTAAACCTAAAGGAAAACCCGTATTGGGATATATTTCTGGTGATGGTGTGAATGTAGCTACAGCACCTAAGCCATTAAAAAATATACAAAACTTGTAGGATTAAGTTCCTGCAGCCTCTGTCCCCTACCTCCCTCTGGGGGCAGAGGTACTTTTTCGCCCGTATTTCTGTGATACTTCCTTACTCCCAACTGAATAATTCAATTCAATATTTTTATCCTCAGGAATATATACTAAGATTTCCTGCTGCATTTCAGTAAAGAATCCCCTCATATCCTGGCTGAAGTCCACTTCATAGGTACCACCTGACAACTCAGTATCTAATTTATAGTTAATATTTGATTTGGGAAAACCAAAACCCTGAAAATACCATTGAATATAGAGCTTATCGGAAGGGATTATTTCGATATCTCCATTATAGAATGTTAAGTTAAGCAGTAGTGTGTCTGCCAGAGCATAATCTTTTCCTTCTATCAGCACCCTGTGCTTTTTATCACGGGGAGTGGCAAGTAGTGCGCCAATAATGATCAGGCAAAACACGACACTGAATCCCACAGTCATTACCCGTTTCTTGCCCTGGGGAAGCTCTTTTGCCTTGACCTTTAGATCGGGTGAAAATTTAAATAAATGAAAGAGCACTACTGCCGAGATATAGACAATTGCAGCACTCCAGATCACGTCTGAAAGGAAGTGCCCCCCTTGCAGCATACGGGTATAGCCAATCAATCCTCCCCCAAATATTCCTGCTGCCAGGCCTATTCCGGCTATAAATTTCTTTCTTTTCCTGTATAAAATATAAATTCCAAAGAAATAAAAGCCCATGGAGGCATGACCACTGGGAAAGGATTTCCCGGGACTGCTGCTGTCATACGCAAGTGGTGCTTCATATTGATATTTACCCCCGAATTCCGTGATTGACCTGGGTCGGGGACGCCCAAAATTTTCTTTCAGTACCGTATTAACCAGCAGACCGGGAGCGACTACCATCAGAGCAACC
The Candidatus Stygibacter australis genome window above contains:
- a CDS encoding formylglycine-generating enzyme family protein — encoded protein: MNRSIIAIILITLLSLIMLSCSDDDNTTDIDDETMPGMVLIEAADAQFEMGSETDYEDESPVHNVSFGRDFWMDESEVTQAEYDSVMTAAYADYILPDWNNPYGVGDEYPAYTLEWGDAVLYCNALSRFAGLDSVYSYTSISGTPGNLCELEDMTSDITKSGYRLPTEAEWEFAYRGNATTDFYWGKDYDPYPANAADSTEFNSNAVWYGNSWEYGGDDPQYGTHQVRSGLPNAYGLYDMSGNLWEWCHDWYSGYTADSQIDPAGPESGSWHSIRGGSWANHAEYLRATNRTFYAPCYYYYLIGFRTVLPVTD
- a CDS encoding aryl-sulfate sulfotransferase, coding for MKGRFILSRIKLIVLLILITGVLCAQEAYEGYTLYSPNGSHNTYLLDMEGDTVHTWYSSNSGGYSTYLLEDGLLLRPVSVPNTPMQGGASSGRFEKLDWDADTVWEFEYYGNDYLPHHDIEPMPNGNILLISWEIKTGAESLANGRTTALTLWPDYLVEIEPSGTTGGEVVWEWHFWDHLIQDHDPTKLNYGVVEDHPELLDINLGGAGGGPGGGGGDWLHINGIDYNEVLDQIVISSHFMDEIYVIDHSTTTEEAAGHAGGNSGMGGDILYRWGNPDNYGADGSYNFEVVHCAYWVPPDCPGAGNLMAFNNGDNNHQSKVVEIEPPYENTYNYNWTPGTSFAPELPVWQYSNGTGFYSNHLGSVQRLPNGNTLICESTSGDMFEVDESGAIQWSKNTTSEIARCLRYGIDYPGLAALYPNGEITGTVTDEITSLAISEAVITIGEFEVESDEDGNFSIEIPAGTYELNCEHEGYEFYEYGEDIELAANQVVELIIELTPVSAINEDEIDSVVLLGNYPNPFNPSTTISFVINNAAENTELGIYNLKGQKVITLVDEQLQAGQKNVVWEGKDKYGNTVPSGIYLYKLANGDHISTRKMILMK
- a CDS encoding cohesin domain-containing protein, with the translated sequence MKWIMVIIGLILLAGCALDDAATVESKIELTPYLVESSANVGEDIELKILVDECTEPIFGLCLQLEYDEEYLSYDNQSEIVTGEIFSDNSLVFVQAENGIVHISMTLQQDEQPVANTGMLCQLTFNCENAGITQFNIIQSEINAYDEDGNLIECEYQVSQEAELEIN
- a CDS encoding aminomethyltransferase family protein, which codes for MVKQGFNFPEQPRQTAVAEVEEWYQRHLAERLGREYVPIRRSNFGEYDMAVNYLSTVLEEAKAIEKLSIFNIDHMAQLEFKGSDAVKLLDRVLPADVAGMKIGQCKYSLLLNQLGGVLDDLIMMRMAEDEFILVINAGHDITDESQGKIADLDFILTFKLEDEDVIATDISDQLVKIDVQGPLSYKLITTLYGDSVIKNRHKPDKNMRYFTFNEFKHKGEKYIISRTGYTSRWGWELYIPVAKAIEQFQRILVLALDLGGLLVGLGGRDENRISAGNFGLPLNGSEYTPDTTPTNCPLFAAAIDMNKPEFVGRSVLEQEIKAGIDKRMVLFITEGIVSGRGIYKDGVRLGKVTSSINSPNVSEEKRDFIRSSRKSVTGDHGTAAIGLGWLEHNPFEIDSEGNDILQIDDKPVRIRVEFYREDENGKPKGKPVLGYISGDGVNVATAPKPLKNIQNL
- a CDS encoding phosphatase PAP2 family protein; its protein translation is MKKYYKEIIIICLLLLAVTAIFNLTDLDIRIEKGFYDQSTGWTQAKEAPWKQLFDYSSVPALLLSVFALIGIILGYNFKRFAPYRKIYIYLVALMVVAPGLLVNTVLKENFGRPRPRSITEFGGKYQYEAPLAYDSSSPGKSFPSGHASMGFYFFGIYILYRKRKKFIAGIGLAAGIFGGGLIGYTRMLQGGHFLSDVIWSAAIVYISAVVLFHLFKFSPDLKVKAKELPQGKKRVMTVGFSVVFCLIIIGALLATPRDKKHRVLIEGKDYALADTLLLNLTFYNGDIEIIPSDKLYIQWYFQGFGFPKSNINYKLDTELSGGTYEVDFSQDMRGFFTEMQQEILVYIPEDKNIELNYSVGSKEVSQKYGRKSTSAPRGR